Proteins encoded together in one Catellatospora citrea window:
- a CDS encoding NAD-dependent epimerase/dehydratase family protein, producing MQSRRRLGTLSTSTQRESTLRVLVTGHEGYIGSVLTPMLQAAGHEVVGLDTGLYADGLIGPPPAPVATLPVDLRDVTPAHCAQVDAVVHLAALCNDPLGNLNPELTYAVNLHATQRLAAAAKAAGVTRFLFSSSCSLYGKGLDDAPLREDAAFNPITPYGTSKIESERALLALADDEFSPVFLRNATAYGFSPRLRGDLVVNDLVGHALHTNEVRLQSDGSAWRPLVHVEDICAAFLALLAAPRERVHARAYNVGRSTENYLIRDVAELVAEVVAGSRVTFAAGASADLRNYRVSCDLIAAEVPEFQPTWTLRKGIEQLVEAYTRYGLRLEDLMGPAHQRLKRITALQAAGRLDDELRWIAP from the coding sequence ATGCAATCCCGACGGCGACTAGGCACACTCTCAACGTCAACACAGAGGGAGAGCACGTTGCGGGTACTGGTGACAGGCCATGAGGGATACATCGGCTCGGTGTTGACGCCCATGTTGCAGGCCGCGGGGCACGAGGTGGTCGGGCTGGACACCGGCCTCTACGCCGACGGCCTGATCGGACCGCCGCCGGCCCCCGTCGCGACGCTGCCGGTCGACCTGCGGGACGTGACCCCGGCCCACTGCGCCCAGGTGGACGCGGTGGTCCACCTGGCCGCGCTGTGCAACGACCCGCTGGGCAACCTCAACCCCGAGCTGACGTACGCGGTGAACCTGCACGCCACCCAGCGCCTGGCCGCCGCGGCCAAGGCCGCCGGCGTGACCAGGTTCCTGTTCTCGTCCTCGTGCTCGCTGTACGGCAAGGGCCTGGACGACGCGCCGCTGCGCGAGGACGCCGCGTTCAACCCGATCACGCCGTACGGCACCTCGAAGATCGAGTCGGAGCGGGCGCTGCTCGCCCTGGCCGACGACGAGTTCTCGCCGGTCTTCCTGCGCAACGCCACCGCGTACGGGTTCTCCCCGCGGCTGCGCGGGGACCTGGTCGTCAACGACCTGGTCGGGCACGCGCTGCACACCAACGAGGTGCGCCTGCAGTCCGACGGCTCGGCCTGGCGGCCGCTGGTGCACGTCGAGGACATCTGCGCCGCGTTCCTCGCACTGCTGGCGGCCCCGCGGGAGCGGGTGCACGCACGGGCCTACAACGTCGGCCGGAGCACCGAGAACTACCTCATCCGCGACGTCGCGGAGCTGGTCGCCGAGGTGGTCGCGGGCAGCCGGGTCACCTTCGCCGCCGGGGCGAGCGCCGACCTGCGCAACTACCGGGTGTCCTGCGACCTGATCGCGGCCGAGGTCCCCGAGTTCCAGCCGACCTGGACGCTGCGCAAGGGCATCGAGCAGCTCGTCGAGGCGTACACCCGGTACGGGCTGCGGCTCGAGGACCTGATGGGCCCCGCCCACCAGCGGCTCAAGCGGATCACCGCGCTGCAGGCGGCCGGCCGGCTGGACGACGAGCTGCGCTGGATCGCGCCGTGA
- a CDS encoding phosphatase PAP2 family protein, with product MATFVVYLAAVQTQAGQAFEDATLDGGARGTGSLAELLSLALLELTPLVALVLLAGVVLLGRRRGRFVVLLGLALVVLSVGIVQVLQETLTRPVLLDSGYRRADQSFPSGHTALALSTYAATLLAVPARHRRLAVCLAGPWALGVCLAVVTSGWHRPSDVLGAALIVLGVAAAAYGCAARAAVRAARPVFAVVARAMLAACLLPVAAATASLLLATAGPSAFSLGRAAILAGGSWTLLGLWWLARRADAGDRSGGADAATG from the coding sequence GTGGCGACGTTCGTCGTGTACCTGGCCGCGGTGCAGACCCAGGCCGGGCAGGCGTTCGAGGACGCGACGCTGGACGGCGGCGCGCGGGGCACCGGCAGCCTCGCCGAACTGCTGTCGCTCGCACTGCTCGAGCTGACGCCGCTGGTGGCGCTCGTGCTCCTGGCGGGGGTGGTGCTGCTCGGCCGGCGGCGCGGACGGTTCGTGGTGCTGCTCGGGCTGGCGCTGGTGGTGCTGAGTGTGGGCATCGTCCAGGTGCTGCAGGAAACGCTGACCCGACCGGTGCTGCTCGACTCCGGCTACCGCCGGGCGGACCAGAGTTTCCCCAGCGGCCACACCGCCCTCGCGCTGTCGACGTACGCGGCGACCCTGCTGGCGGTGCCGGCCCGGCACCGCCGGCTCGCCGTCTGCCTGGCCGGGCCGTGGGCGCTGGGCGTCTGCCTGGCGGTGGTGACCTCCGGCTGGCACCGGCCGAGCGACGTGCTCGGCGCGGCGCTGATCGTGCTCGGCGTCGCCGCGGCGGCGTACGGGTGCGCCGCCCGGGCGGCGGTGCGGGCCGCCCGCCCCGTGTTTGCGGTGGTCGCCCGCGCGATGCTGGCCGCCTGCCTGCTCCCCGTCGCGGCCGCGACCGCCTCGCTGCTGCTCGCCACCGCCGGCCCGTCGGCGTTCTCGCTGGGCAGGGCGGCGATTCTGGCCGGCGGCAGCTGGACGCTGCTGGGACTGTGGTGGCTGGCCAGGCGGGCCGACGCGGGCGACCGGTCAGGAGGAGCGGACGCGGCGACCGGGTAG
- a CDS encoding acyltransferase family protein gives MDSDIATRSAVPTGTTTAPDPRPAEDSTVAAEAPAGQRELRLSGLDGIRGLAALFVVLHHCYLASYPGYPRTTGPWWSGWLIYGHFAVVVFIVLSGFSLAVSPARRGWNLGDKRVFAQRRAWRILPPYWAALAYSLFVAWVVVPEDGVHPTAKSVLVHGLLLQDVFESVSPNGAFWSIAVEAQLYLVFPLMLLLVRRVGAAIMLGAVTVVVVAQGVLAAHVGVVDLFSRFTPQFAALFAAGVVAAGVLRDRERAARLPYGWLSLAAALPVVGLIAYQGSEWTVANLFWVDLALGPAAALLLAAIASGRLRALTRLLDLAPIRRLGTFSYSLYLVHAPILAIIFVKLVEPHTAPGAGRFLLTLGIVTPLAVAFAWCFAQVFELPFQRYRSWAALWQALPGRRVRSS, from the coding sequence ATGGACAGTGACATCGCGACGCGCAGCGCCGTGCCCACCGGGACCACCACGGCGCCGGACCCGCGCCCGGCCGAGGACTCCACTGTGGCCGCGGAAGCCCCGGCGGGGCAGCGCGAGCTGCGTCTGTCCGGCCTCGACGGCATCCGCGGCCTGGCCGCGCTCTTCGTGGTGCTGCACCACTGCTACCTGGCGTCCTACCCGGGCTACCCGCGCACCACGGGCCCGTGGTGGTCCGGTTGGCTGATCTACGGGCATTTCGCGGTGGTCGTGTTCATCGTGCTGTCGGGCTTCTCGCTGGCGGTCTCCCCCGCGCGCCGCGGCTGGAACCTGGGCGACAAGCGCGTCTTCGCGCAGCGGCGGGCCTGGCGCATCCTGCCCCCGTACTGGGCGGCGCTGGCGTACAGCCTGTTCGTGGCCTGGGTGGTGGTGCCCGAGGACGGTGTCCACCCGACCGCCAAGTCGGTGCTGGTGCACGGCCTGCTGCTGCAGGACGTGTTCGAATCGGTGTCACCGAACGGCGCGTTCTGGTCCATCGCCGTCGAGGCCCAGCTGTACCTGGTGTTCCCGCTGATGCTCCTGCTCGTCCGCCGGGTGGGCGCCGCGATCATGCTGGGCGCCGTCACCGTCGTGGTGGTGGCCCAGGGCGTCCTGGCGGCACACGTCGGGGTGGTCGACCTGTTCAGCCGGTTCACCCCGCAGTTCGCGGCCCTGTTCGCCGCGGGCGTGGTCGCCGCGGGGGTGCTGCGCGACCGCGAGCGCGCGGCGCGGCTCCCGTACGGATGGCTCAGCCTGGCCGCCGCGCTGCCGGTGGTCGGCCTGATCGCCTACCAGGGTTCGGAGTGGACCGTCGCCAACCTGTTCTGGGTGGACCTGGCGCTGGGCCCGGCGGCCGCGCTGCTGCTGGCCGCCATCGCGTCGGGCCGGCTGCGGGCGCTGACGCGGCTGCTGGACCTCGCGCCGATCCGCCGCCTGGGCACCTTCTCCTACAGCCTGTACCTGGTGCACGCACCGATCCTTGCGATCATCTTCGTCAAGCTGGTCGAGCCGCACACCGCGCCCGGAGCCGGGCGTTTCCTGCTCACCCTCGGCATCGTCACGCCGCTGGCGGTGGCGTTCGCGTGGTGCTTCGCCCAGGTCTTCGAGCTGCCGTTCCAGCGCTACCGCAGCTGGGCGGCGCTGTGGCAGGCGCTACCCGGTCGCCGCGTCCGCTCCTCCTGA
- a CDS encoding FAD/NAD(P)-binding protein: MAIIGAGPRGTSLLERLIANAAECAPDRTIAVHVIDPHPPGGGRIWRSRQSPLLWMNTTSDDCTMFTDETVACEGPVVPGPTLVEWAQQLATGCLSSPPGFRLAPSTSAEAGRMRDSWFTTRRTQSDYLSWVFWRSAQAGMPQVRVHSHVGRAVDVHDLPAGRQRVVMADDLPPVDADVVLFAQGNVDVAPNAEEVRLTEYAAAHDLCYLPSGSTEDHRFDRISAGEPVLVRGLGLCFIDTAVLLTAGRGGTFHRDDSGELRYQPSGDEPVLFVGSRRGVPYWSKMDYSLAGSAPEPLGHLDAAAVAALGDRPLDFAMDVWPLIAREVTHAGYRELAESHPELLDLDARQFIHRLDTLDWEGPALKELVDQAVRCDEDRIDLAETAHPLAGRHFPDLDTLQNWMIDYIAAGVRRGRDPRYSASLAMLHGLSSAFSGLVALVIEERLAPAAWEHDLPTFLDLCRFLTSGPPGQRLEELLALARAGVVRFLGAEMTVSTHEGLFYARSCNVNGSVTARSLIEARLPERTLLRVNDPLLGKLLQRGEIRAEISSVPEGGDRYPTGLVDTADLIDTDSLNRLKRADGTPHESRFGAGILFSGSALASGRFPSPRSNDAFFRQNDTIARAALRELCRRE; encoded by the coding sequence GTGGCAATCATCGGTGCCGGCCCACGTGGCACCTCACTTCTCGAACGTCTCATCGCCAACGCCGCCGAGTGTGCGCCGGACCGCACGATCGCCGTCCACGTCATCGATCCTCATCCGCCGGGAGGCGGTCGCATCTGGCGGTCCCGGCAGTCACCGCTGCTGTGGATGAACACCACGTCCGACGACTGCACCATGTTCACCGACGAGACCGTCGCCTGCGAAGGTCCCGTCGTCCCCGGGCCCACGCTCGTCGAATGGGCACAGCAGTTGGCCACGGGCTGCCTGTCGTCGCCCCCGGGATTCCGGCTCGCCCCCTCCACGTCGGCCGAGGCAGGCAGGATGCGGGACAGCTGGTTCACCACTCGCCGGACGCAGAGCGATTACCTGTCGTGGGTGTTCTGGCGATCGGCGCAGGCCGGCATGCCCCAGGTGCGGGTCCATTCACATGTGGGCCGGGCCGTCGATGTGCACGACCTTCCCGCAGGCCGGCAACGCGTCGTCATGGCGGACGACCTCCCCCCGGTCGACGCCGACGTCGTCCTGTTCGCACAAGGCAACGTCGACGTCGCGCCGAACGCGGAAGAGGTGCGGCTGACGGAGTACGCGGCCGCCCATGACCTGTGTTACCTGCCGTCGGGATCGACCGAGGATCACCGCTTCGACCGGATATCCGCCGGCGAACCGGTGCTCGTACGCGGGCTCGGCCTGTGTTTCATCGACACCGCGGTGCTGCTGACCGCCGGCCGCGGCGGCACATTCCATCGTGACGACTCCGGCGAGCTGCGTTACCAGCCGTCCGGTGATGAACCCGTCCTCTTCGTGGGCTCGCGGCGCGGCGTGCCGTACTGGTCGAAGATGGACTACAGCCTGGCCGGATCGGCCCCGGAACCGCTCGGTCACCTCGACGCGGCGGCCGTGGCCGCCCTCGGCGACCGCCCCCTGGACTTCGCCATGGACGTCTGGCCGTTGATCGCCCGCGAAGTCACCCACGCGGGCTATCGCGAGCTTGCCGAGTCGCACCCGGAACTCCTCGACCTCGACGCTCGCCAGTTCATCCACCGCCTCGACACCCTCGATTGGGAGGGACCGGCGCTCAAGGAGCTGGTCGATCAGGCGGTGCGGTGCGACGAGGACCGGATCGACCTGGCGGAGACAGCCCATCCGCTGGCCGGTCGCCACTTCCCCGACCTGGACACCCTGCAGAACTGGATGATCGATTACATCGCTGCCGGAGTTCGACGCGGGCGCGATCCTCGATACAGCGCGAGCCTGGCGATGCTGCACGGTCTGAGCTCCGCCTTCTCCGGGCTGGTCGCACTGGTCATCGAAGAAAGGCTCGCTCCCGCCGCCTGGGAGCACGATCTGCCCACGTTCCTCGATCTCTGTCGATTTCTCACCAGCGGACCGCCGGGACAGCGGCTGGAGGAGCTGCTTGCCCTGGCCCGTGCCGGTGTCGTCAGATTCCTCGGTGCCGAGATGACGGTGAGCACCCACGAGGGGCTCTTCTACGCGCGGTCGTGCAACGTGAACGGATCGGTCACAGCCCGGTCCCTCATCGAGGCCCGGCTCCCCGAGCGGACGCTGCTTCGCGTGAACGACCCATTGCTGGGCAAGCTCCTCCAGCGTGGTGAGATCAGGGCGGAGATCTCATCGGTCCCCGAGGGCGGCGACCGGTATCCCACTGGTCTTGTCGATACCGCGGATCTCATCGATACCGATTCTCTGAATCGCCTGAAGCGTGCCGATGGAACCCCCCACGAGAGTCGCTTCGGGGCAGGAATCCTGTTCTCGGGAAGTGCGCTGGCCTCCGGCCGGTTCCCGTCCCCGCGGAGTAATGACGCGTTCTTCCGGCAGAACGACACGATCGCTCGTGCTGCGCTCCGCGAGCTGTGTCGACGCGAATAG
- a CDS encoding type II toxin-antitoxin system PemK/MazF family toxin, whose protein sequence is MTPARRPQVAPWQVWWVQFNPQVGHEQAGERPAIVVGSALACSLPNGLALVVPCTTTNRQLVWQPAVILAGRAGFAMCDQVKAVSTDRLVRRHQAVLRKAEREAIAFALRQLVATP, encoded by the coding sequence GTGACGCCAGCGCGTCGGCCGCAGGTGGCACCGTGGCAGGTGTGGTGGGTGCAGTTCAACCCGCAGGTCGGGCACGAGCAGGCTGGAGAGCGGCCTGCGATCGTCGTGGGGTCGGCGCTGGCCTGCTCCCTACCTAACGGGTTGGCGCTGGTCGTGCCGTGTACGACCACGAACCGGCAGTTGGTGTGGCAGCCTGCGGTCATCCTCGCCGGGCGGGCCGGGTTCGCGATGTGCGACCAGGTCAAGGCGGTATCTACGGATCGGCTCGTGCGCCGGCATCAGGCAGTGCTACGCAAGGCGGAGCGTGAAGCGATCGCGTTCGCGTTGCGGCAGCTCGTCGCGACCCCATGA
- a CDS encoding SMODS domain-containing nucleotidyltransferase — MLDPTLNTFVGNLAPAALDRTEVGRRRDEVSTRLNLSTLTVRRMFESGSWSHGTGVAAHSDVDYMAIASGVRPMRPSTALATAKAALAGSSWKISAVAVSSPIVAVTYHVSPNFEVAPAWFKETIRGHSVYWIAGRSDEWVVSAPGAHLAYVSSQNDRLNKKVKPLIRLMKAWKYSVGAPVSSFYLEMRTAEYASRETSIVYDIDLRRMFDRIIDYQARDMNDPEGIVGRIPACASEDKRRTTLRLAQEALTNLEIAQAARDANNKTANWIAMSKVFGDKYPWPTW, encoded by the coding sequence ATGCTTGATCCCACCCTTAACACCTTCGTTGGCAATCTCGCGCCGGCCGCGCTCGACCGGACTGAAGTCGGTCGCAGGCGAGATGAGGTATCGACGCGCCTGAACTTGAGTACCCTCACCGTCCGGCGCATGTTCGAAAGCGGATCGTGGAGTCATGGGACCGGCGTTGCGGCTCACAGCGACGTTGACTACATGGCTATTGCGAGCGGGGTTCGTCCCATGCGACCAAGCACGGCCCTCGCGACTGCTAAGGCCGCCCTCGCGGGTTCGAGCTGGAAGATTTCCGCCGTCGCTGTTTCTTCCCCTATCGTTGCGGTCACCTACCACGTGAGCCCCAACTTTGAAGTTGCTCCAGCGTGGTTCAAAGAGACGATTCGAGGACACAGCGTTTATTGGATCGCGGGCCGGAGTGACGAGTGGGTTGTATCGGCACCTGGGGCGCACCTAGCCTATGTGAGTAGTCAGAACGATCGGCTAAATAAAAAGGTAAAGCCGCTTATTAGGTTGATGAAGGCGTGGAAATATAGCGTCGGTGCGCCGGTATCGTCGTTCTACCTTGAAATGCGAACTGCCGAATATGCAAGCCGTGAAACGTCGATCGTATATGACATCGATCTTCGTAGAATGTTCGATCGTATCATCGACTATCAGGCTAGAGATATGAACGATCCCGAAGGAATCGTAGGGCGGATACCCGCCTGCGCATCGGAGGATAAGAGGCGGACGACACTTCGTCTTGCTCAAGAGGCGCTTACGAATCTGGAAATCGCACAAGCCGCCAGGGACGCCAATAACAAGACGGCAAACTGGATAGCTATGAGCAAGGTGTTTGGAGACAAGTACCCATGGCCGACGTGGTGA
- a CDS encoding SLATT domain-containing protein, translating to MADVVNTADEQVWRDNAEEEIRQLVDDMLYTEKTHLSAAERLQYVHRALGLSATISASASAATIVGDLVAWVPGTLALIAAISSAVLTFVKPEQLSEQHLSAGRQLNALRVQARQLLSLDLPRLPFKDVRRAIADIATKKATVDTAAPATNGKNFKIASQRIKSGVYVRD from the coding sequence ATGGCCGACGTGGTGAATACGGCAGACGAGCAAGTTTGGCGTGACAATGCCGAAGAGGAAATTCGGCAGCTAGTTGACGACATGCTCTATACGGAAAAGACGCATCTGTCAGCCGCCGAGCGACTTCAATACGTCCACCGCGCGCTCGGTCTATCGGCGACCATCTCTGCATCGGCGTCAGCGGCTACGATCGTTGGTGATCTGGTTGCGTGGGTGCCGGGTACGCTTGCGCTTATTGCGGCGATCTCGTCCGCGGTACTCACGTTCGTAAAGCCCGAACAACTTTCAGAGCAGCACCTCAGCGCTGGTCGTCAGTTGAACGCGTTGCGCGTACAGGCTAGACAGTTGCTGTCCCTTGACCTTCCGCGGTTGCCCTTTAAAGATGTCCGCCGCGCTATCGCTGACATAGCGACAAAGAAGGCGACTGTTGACACGGCGGCACCGGCGACGAATGGTAAGAATTTCAAGATCGCGAGCCAGAGAATCAAGAGCGGTGTCTACGTGCGAGATTAG
- a CDS encoding protein phosphatase 2C domain-containing protein, translating into MLDAVTVSEPAPGGANDDLLLVSGRWAVVLDGVSSYPVPDVGCQHTVPWFVSRLGLHLGYGLAVASTSTLPNLLATAIEQTAAEHGPACDLGHPLTPAATVAIVRLIGDQVEWLVLGDATVAWMLADGSASAITDDRADHLPDAPVIVADVRRYDPDFVARVRNQPGGFWVAAADAGAANQALTGTLRQQDVQRVGLMSDGITRLVERYDWSWADVFAHVDQRGARSLVDAVRKAESDDHDPSRWRGKPHDDATAVIARLAA; encoded by the coding sequence GTGCTCGACGCTGTGACAGTCTCAGAACCCGCACCGGGCGGTGCCAACGACGATTTACTGCTCGTCTCCGGGCGGTGGGCCGTCGTGCTCGACGGGGTGTCGAGCTATCCCGTCCCCGACGTAGGCTGCCAGCACACCGTTCCGTGGTTCGTCAGCCGGCTTGGACTCCACCTCGGTTATGGATTGGCTGTAGCCAGCACCTCGACATTGCCCAACCTCCTGGCTACAGCAATCGAGCAGACAGCCGCTGAACACGGGCCAGCCTGCGACCTGGGCCACCCACTCACGCCCGCGGCAACCGTTGCGATCGTCCGCCTGATTGGCGACCAGGTCGAATGGCTTGTTTTAGGTGACGCGACCGTGGCATGGATGCTGGCCGATGGATCGGCCAGCGCAATCACCGACGATCGGGCTGACCATCTTCCCGACGCGCCCGTGATCGTCGCCGACGTGCGTCGGTACGACCCCGATTTCGTTGCCAGGGTGCGTAACCAGCCTGGAGGCTTCTGGGTCGCGGCGGCGGACGCCGGAGCCGCCAACCAGGCACTTACGGGCACCTTGAGGCAGCAAGACGTGCAGCGAGTTGGACTGATGTCGGACGGCATAACCAGGCTGGTCGAGCGTTACGACTGGTCCTGGGCTGACGTCTTCGCTCACGTGGACCAGCGCGGAGCACGCTCTCTTGTCGATGCGGTCAGAAAGGCAGAGTCCGACGACCACGATCCAAGCCGGTGGCGCGGTAAGCCACACGACGATGCAACGGCAGTGATTGCTCGCCTCGCTGCGTAA
- a CDS encoding GntR family transcriptional regulator, with translation MTASGYTDARPLQVRVADEIRARIESAEYAPGQQLPTLDDLAQTYGCSLAVIRKSLDLLRQQGLVVTVQGKGSFVRERPTARRHGIERYSRSTWKNGKPILTAEADMQGHKASQVIRELAEVPAPAVVAEKFGVPAGTPVWVRRRTTLINDRPNQLADSYYELKVVEGTLIQEENTGPGGGFARLEDAGYLLDRISEEWTVRMPTGPETVALRLPAGTPVVNLVRTTFDTTGMAVEVMLATLAGDMVSFAYDFPIPD, from the coding sequence ATGACGGCATCTGGCTACACCGACGCGCGGCCGCTCCAGGTCCGCGTAGCGGATGAGATCCGCGCTCGAATCGAGAGTGCTGAATACGCACCCGGGCAGCAGCTCCCGACGCTCGATGACCTCGCTCAGACGTACGGCTGCAGCCTGGCGGTGATCCGGAAGTCGCTAGACCTGCTTCGCCAGCAGGGGCTCGTCGTAACCGTCCAGGGCAAGGGGTCATTCGTCCGGGAGCGGCCAACCGCCAGACGACACGGCATCGAGAGGTACTCCCGCAGCACGTGGAAGAACGGCAAGCCGATCCTCACCGCCGAAGCCGACATGCAGGGCCACAAGGCGAGTCAGGTCATCCGGGAACTAGCGGAGGTGCCCGCGCCAGCCGTCGTCGCCGAGAAGTTCGGTGTGCCGGCAGGCACGCCGGTGTGGGTGCGCCGGCGCACGACGCTTATCAACGACCGGCCCAACCAGCTCGCGGATTCGTACTACGAGCTGAAGGTGGTAGAGGGAACGCTGATCCAAGAAGAGAACACCGGGCCAGGCGGGGGCTTCGCCCGACTGGAAGATGCGGGCTACCTACTCGATCGAATCTCCGAGGAATGGACGGTGCGGATGCCCACCGGACCTGAGACGGTTGCGCTTCGGCTCCCCGCGGGTACACCCGTCGTGAACCTGGTACGCACGACCTTCGACACCACCGGCATGGCCGTAGAAGTCATGCTGGCGACTTTGGCAGGCGACATGGTCAGCTTCGCCTACGACTTCCCGATCCCCGATTGA
- a CDS encoding DUF6284 family protein: MDLDDVYETGPTDAELAAIELEWPLIAAELELTSAEVALITADNPTVLDWRRLRRAERQRLNAIADLLDLAATAGQPVAGALSEGRASALRAA, translated from the coding sequence ATGGACCTGGACGACGTTTACGAGACCGGCCCGACCGATGCGGAGCTTGCCGCGATCGAGCTGGAATGGCCGCTGATCGCGGCCGAACTGGAACTGACCAGCGCGGAAGTCGCGCTGATCACGGCCGACAACCCGACCGTGCTGGACTGGCGCAGGCTGCGCCGTGCCGAGCGCCAGCGCCTCAACGCCATCGCGGATCTGCTCGACCTGGCCGCGACCGCGGGTCAGCCCGTGGCCGGCGCGCTCTCCGAGGGGAGGGCGAGTGCTCTCCGGGCAGCTTGA
- a CDS encoding ABC transporter permease: MTAPASTYPTAVADLVPLARQWAAELGVTPSRNGLMKRFRIGDNKANAVLAALTSTTPDERVTAATAPAAPVMTDVAGPGPEITTEPAPVVASPQAAVDAAPGPVIAPTPVAPVAAPTTAALPVVKARPKVRSWPVFLIGLGAFVGIWSGWVELGALTGFGVVHPLPGIADNFSINTAITLPLGMEAYAAYALKAWMTSGVPARARKFAKWSTIIALMVGALGQIAYHLMAAQGITAAPWQITTAVACLPVIVLGLAATLAHLLANDEEAAGQR; the protein is encoded by the coding sequence ATGACCGCACCCGCCAGCACCTACCCGACCGCCGTCGCCGACCTGGTTCCCCTGGCCCGCCAGTGGGCCGCAGAGCTGGGCGTGACCCCCTCCCGCAACGGACTGATGAAGCGGTTCCGCATCGGCGACAACAAGGCCAACGCCGTCCTTGCCGCCCTTACCTCGACCACGCCCGACGAGCGGGTTACCGCCGCCACGGCCCCCGCCGCACCCGTCATGACCGATGTGGCGGGTCCGGGACCGGAGATCACCACCGAGCCCGCGCCGGTCGTCGCGTCGCCGCAGGCGGCGGTTGACGCGGCTCCGGGGCCGGTGATCGCTCCGACCCCCGTCGCGCCGGTCGCCGCACCGACCACTGCGGCCTTGCCGGTGGTGAAGGCCAGGCCCAAGGTTCGGTCCTGGCCAGTGTTCCTGATCGGGCTGGGCGCGTTCGTCGGGATCTGGTCGGGCTGGGTGGAGCTGGGCGCGCTCACCGGGTTCGGTGTGGTCCACCCACTGCCCGGCATCGCCGACAACTTCAGCATCAACACCGCGATCACGCTGCCGCTGGGCATGGAGGCCTACGCCGCGTACGCGCTCAAAGCCTGGATGACCTCCGGCGTGCCCGCACGCGCCCGCAAGTTCGCGAAGTGGTCCACCATCATCGCGCTAATGGTCGGCGCGCTCGGCCAGATCGCCTACCACCTCATGGCCGCACAGGGCATCACCGCCGCCCCGTGGCAGATCACCACCGCCGTCGCCTGCCTGCCGGTCATCGTGCTCGGCCTGGCCGCGACCCTGGCCCACCTGCTCGCCAACGACGAGGAGGCTGCCGGTCAGCGCTGA